In Magnetospirillum sp. XM-1, a single window of DNA contains:
- the amrB gene encoding AmmeMemoRadiSam system protein B has product MTAIRPTAVAGQFYPADFAEANRQLTAFLDGAVHAPCAGRRPKALIAPHAGWVYSGPVAAAAYALLRPFRGSWSRVVLLGPSHRVAFQGMALSSADQWASPLGAVPLDKDWSRLAGVHGVGVLDQAHAQEHSLEVHVPFLQATLGEFTLLPVVIGDSSPDMVAGLLDALWGGDETLIVISTDLSHYLPYDQCKGTDSRTVAAIEHMEPTAISREGACGRIPVGGLLTAAKRRNLEIVTLDVRNSGDTAGPKNRVVGYGSWAMFETEKSMSEADEIKTAGQTLVELAWASIRHGLETGAPAAPPADRPGILARPGAVFVTLNRQGALRGCIGSVIAWRPLAEDVVDNAFKSAFKDPRFPPLRPEELEGLSLSLSVLTPPVPMAFRDQEDMLEQLRPRIDGLVIEDGAKRALFLPSVWEQLPDKHAFLAHLKAKAGMPKDHWSPGFKASRFQAVEIGK; this is encoded by the coding sequence ATGACCGCCATTCGCCCCACCGCCGTGGCCGGACAGTTCTATCCCGCCGATTTCGCCGAGGCCAACCGGCAGCTCACCGCCTTTCTCGACGGCGCCGTGCACGCGCCGTGCGCCGGGCGCAGGCCCAAGGCGCTGATCGCGCCCCATGCCGGCTGGGTCTATTCCGGCCCGGTGGCGGCCGCCGCCTATGCCCTGCTGCGGCCCTTCCGGGGCAGCTGGTCACGGGTGGTGCTGCTGGGCCCCAGCCATCGGGTCGCCTTCCAGGGCATGGCCCTGTCGTCCGCCGACCAGTGGGCCTCGCCCTTGGGCGCGGTGCCGCTGGACAAGGACTGGTCGCGGCTGGCGGGCGTCCATGGCGTCGGCGTGCTGGATCAGGCCCACGCCCAGGAGCATTCGCTCGAGGTGCATGTCCCCTTCCTGCAAGCCACCCTGGGCGAGTTCACCCTGCTGCCGGTGGTGATCGGCGATTCCAGCCCCGACATGGTGGCCGGGCTGCTGGACGCCCTGTGGGGCGGGGACGAGACGCTGATCGTCATCTCCACCGACCTGTCCCACTACTTGCCTTACGATCAGTGCAAGGGCACCGATTCCCGGACGGTGGCGGCCATCGAGCACATGGAGCCCACCGCCATTTCCCGCGAAGGGGCCTGCGGCCGCATTCCGGTGGGCGGGCTGCTGACCGCCGCCAAGCGCCGGAATCTGGAGATCGTCACCCTGGACGTGCGCAATTCCGGCGACACCGCCGGGCCGAAGAACCGGGTGGTGGGCTATGGGTCCTGGGCCATGTTCGAGACGGAGAAGAGCATGAGCGAAGCCGACGAGATCAAGACCGCCGGGCAGACGCTGGTGGAACTGGCCTGGGCCTCCATCCGCCACGGGCTGGAGACCGGCGCGCCCGCCGCCCCGCCTGCGGACCGGCCCGGCATCCTGGCCCGGCCCGGCGCGGTGTTCGTCACCCTGAACCGCCAGGGAGCCTTGCGCGGCTGCATCGGCTCGGTGATCGCCTGGCGGCCGCTGGCCGAGGACGTGGTGGACAACGCCTTCAAGTCGGCCTTCAAGGACCCGCGCTTTCCGCCCTTGCGTCCCGAGGAGCTGGAGGGCCTTTCCCTGTCGCTGTCGGTGTTAACGCCCCCCGTTCCCATGGCCTTCAGGGACCAGGAAGACATGCTGGAACAGCTTCGTCCCCGCATCGACGGCCTGGTCATCGAGGATGGGGCTAAGCGCGCCCTGTTCCTGCCCTCGGTGTGGGAACAACTGCCCGACAAGCACGCCTTCCTCGCCCATCTCAAGGCCAAGGCCGGCATGCCCAAGGATCACTGGTCGCCCGGCTTCAAGGCGTCCCGCTTCCAGGCGGTGGAGATCGGCAAGTGA
- a CDS encoding tyrosine-type recombinase/integrase, with protein sequence MDENFNTQFYTQIYLCKFSQIQYARFAPTQFLTQVCGTGMEQVVLNDGEITLYRRPDASKRGVWQCKLRLKGGASLRRSTKSSDLDAAKAFALELYSFEVLAEHQVVSPEKHSFENGDILLYRRTDTVNGPWQARIKTPKGDWLVKSTRHNDLAEALSAARDLKREVEIKERHGIPYGRHKFSRIWRKWLDERGVYYTQNRIKTFEGFARRYFFEYFDERAFDLIDDLYVEKYWSWRINYWRSHSDELQRLSGKVAVEPSSALLYAEKDALSQFFKWAERNKFIARKPQLEVPVKLERNRRPALEHQQWVKFLKKAKEWERESPRPQHFVPRTMARLFCELLVHSGLRPLEAKTLRWRDFSAFKDENGQNQLVIHVNPARKTGERDTVPMPVCWSVVEELIRFQKKHQLPCEPDSWVFCNFNGTQLGAIERPVEKAFEFSKITHDRFGRKFSAYSFRHTYATFRLLYGDNVDAYTLAKNMGTSVEMIEKHYGHVSNMQKATVLTSVRKNIPEGLDSFQARMITRVNKEKTAPVLVRLQKVDKKAGGSPKDGEYFIRIENDVPDVRTRK encoded by the coding sequence GTGGATGAAAATTTCAACACACAGTTTTACACACAGATTTATCTTTGCAAATTCAGTCAGATCCAATATGCTCGTTTTGCGCCAACACAGTTTTTGACACAGGTGTGCGGGACGGGGATGGAGCAGGTCGTTCTAAACGATGGTGAGATAACGCTTTACAGGCGTCCGGATGCTAGCAAGCGCGGCGTATGGCAGTGCAAGCTTCGCTTAAAGGGTGGGGCCTCATTGCGGCGCTCCACCAAGTCTAGTGACCTTGACGCCGCCAAGGCATTCGCTCTTGAGCTTTACAGTTTTGAAGTTCTGGCTGAGCACCAAGTCGTATCCCCGGAAAAACATTCATTCGAAAATGGCGACATACTGCTCTACCGGCGCACCGATACGGTGAACGGGCCGTGGCAAGCTCGGATTAAAACTCCCAAAGGGGATTGGCTTGTAAAAAGTACGCGCCACAATGATCTGGCTGAGGCTTTAAGTGCCGCAAGGGACTTAAAGCGAGAAGTGGAGATCAAAGAGAGACATGGCATCCCTTACGGGAGGCACAAATTCAGCCGAATCTGGAGGAAATGGCTGGATGAGCGAGGTGTGTACTATACGCAAAATAGGATTAAAACATTCGAGGGATTTGCTCGGAGGTATTTCTTCGAGTATTTCGATGAAAGGGCATTCGATCTCATTGATGACCTGTATGTGGAAAAATATTGGAGCTGGAGGATTAATTACTGGCGCAGTCATTCGGACGAACTTCAGCGTCTTTCAGGTAAGGTTGCGGTCGAGCCATCCTCGGCATTGCTGTATGCCGAAAAAGATGCGCTTTCCCAATTTTTCAAGTGGGCGGAGCGCAATAAGTTTATTGCCCGCAAGCCACAGCTTGAGGTTCCGGTAAAGCTGGAAAGAAATCGCCGCCCGGCTCTGGAACACCAGCAGTGGGTCAAATTTCTAAAGAAAGCCAAAGAATGGGAGCGGGAATCGCCTCGCCCACAGCACTTTGTCCCCCGCACGATGGCTCGCCTTTTTTGTGAGTTGCTAGTGCATAGCGGGCTTCGTCCGCTAGAGGCCAAGACCTTGCGGTGGAGGGACTTTTCCGCATTTAAGGACGAAAACGGCCAAAATCAACTTGTCATACACGTCAATCCCGCGAGAAAGACCGGTGAGAGGGATACCGTCCCAATGCCTGTGTGCTGGAGTGTGGTTGAGGAATTGATCCGATTTCAAAAGAAACATCAATTGCCTTGTGAGCCAGATTCATGGGTGTTTTGCAATTTCAACGGAACCCAGTTAGGCGCAATAGAGAGGCCTGTCGAAAAAGCTTTTGAGTTTTCGAAAATAACCCATGACAGATTCGGCAGGAAATTTTCAGCCTATTCCTTCAGGCACACCTACGCGACCTTCCGCCTATTGTATGGGGATAATGTGGATGCTTACACGCTGGCAAAAAACATGGGAACCAGCGTGGAGATGATCGAGAAGCACTATGGTCATGTCTCTAATATGCAAAAAGCCACTGTGCTCACTTCCGTAAGGAAGAATATCCCGGAAGGCTTGGATAGCTTCCAGGCACGCATGATCACACGGGTCAATAAAGAGAAAACTGCACCGGTGCTAGTCAGGCTGCAAAAGGTGGACAAGAAGGCTGGAGGTTCACCGAAGGATGGCGAATACTTCATTCGAATCGAAAATGACGTTCCAGATGTCCGTACCCGAAAATAA
- a CDS encoding DUF3768 domain-containing protein: MQRTRIIRELNDQLRQHGIGGKVYITSGIQALEEWLGRAIITAVREFDQFDQSNDPYGEHDMGTVDVAGTKAMWKIDYYDASIAYASDDPADPQKTVRVLTIMLADEY, translated from the coding sequence ATGCAACGCACCCGAATCATCCGCGAACTGAATGACCAGCTCCGACAGCACGGGATCGGCGGCAAGGTCTACATCACATCCGGCATACAGGCCCTTGAGGAGTGGCTGGGCCGCGCCATTATCACCGCCGTCCGTGAATTCGATCAATTCGATCAAAGTAACGATCCATATGGCGAGCATGACATGGGTACGGTGGATGTCGCAGGTACAAAGGCCATGTGGAAAATCGACTACTACGATGCGTCGATTGCCTACGCCAGCGATGATCCTGCTGATCCGCAAAAAACCGTTCGCGTACTCACGATCATGCTGGCCGATGAATATTGA